The sequence TGAGTATCTCACCGAGAGCGTGTGCAAGCGATATCTACCGGCCGAACTGGTACAGGAAATACTCGACGGTAAGCTCAGCATGGAGCAGCCCGCGCAGCTTCGCCAAGTGACCATTTTGTTCAGCGACCTCAAGGGATTTACCGCCACATCAGAGCGGCTTGGTCCCGAGGGTATTTCGGAGATTCTTAACGAGTATCTCACGGTGATGAATGAAGTGATTTTCGAACACGGCGGAACCATCGATAAATTCATCTGCGGTGAAGGCCCATCTACCTGATGCAGGCTATGAGTCTGCGGGAGAATTTGACCTCAAGGGCTTAGACCAAAGCCAAACGCTCTATTGTTTGACAGGGGTCTAACCCTACGCTGAAAAATCAGAGATCACCTACAGTAATGTTAGAATCGCCTTTTTCGGTCTTGGTTATTTCGGTCATTTTTACGATGTGCCTTTTGAGTCGTTCCAGGAGTACTTCGTTATGCAGATGGTACGGCAAATCAGGAAAAGAGTGGTGATTCAAATCTTCTTTTAAATTGATCTTAAGCCAAAGAGTAATTAGTCTGCCGCAATAACTTATTGATGTTTTAAAAGTTCTAATCGATTGGGAAAACTATGAAATTATTTAAATTTACTTCTTTGGTAATGGCTACAGCATTTGCGTGTGGGTGTAGTATCGGATCTGTCAATCAGCAAAAGATTTCGACGCTCTCAGTCCCGTACGTTGCTAATATGAACGACGATGTTCAGGTAGAAGGTCGCAAGGTTCAGGTTGTTGGATATGTTGTTGTTGATATGGATAACATTGTGACTACGGGCAAGGACTTGGCATCTGTTCGTGCGATGCTTTTGGATGCGGCTAAGGCCAAATTCGGTGATGTTGATGCAGTTGTGTCTCTTGCCTTTTACTCTGAGAGTAGCAATACGAGCACAACAACCACTGAAGCCAGCCTGTTGGGTGATGCTGTGAGTGGAACCACAAACCAAGTATCTTCGAATACGTTTTGTGAGGCTGCCGCTATCAAGTATGTAGACTAATCTCTCAGAACATAGCGTGAGAAATGATGAGAGTGTGTGCTTTTTGGAGTGCACACTCTTTTTTTTTGAGGGGACCTCAAAAAAAAGCGGCCTTCCGCTAAACACGAAAGACCGCTCTAGGGGATTTGTTACTTTAGTCTATTCAAGCCAGTCTGCATCGCTTCCGCTTACTTCGAATACGCAATCATCATAATCACGGTCGCCGCCGCCGTAGAGGTCTTCGAATCCAAAACGGTGCGCGCCAGACTCAAGGGTATCAATGCGAGCATGGATTTCTGAGTCGGGGTTTCTCTGATCTCCCACTAATCTATAGGCGACTGGAATAATTAGATTTCATCGAGCTCACTGTCGCGGACTACACACCAGCTTTGCTTTTAACTGGCTTCTAGGTAAGGTCGCGCCGCTTACGAAGCTGCGGGTGTGCTTTGGATCGCATTGGGAGATGACTTCCTATTGAGACCTAAACCGGTAGCTGATTGATGGGTCAGACGGCTCGTTGGAGGGTATTCGGCAAATGCAACAAAAACCACCAGTAAATTTTCAGGGCAACCACTGCCTTCTTGGCGCAGTATTTTGCTTGCTCGGCTTTTCCCTGGACCGACCAAAACTGTATCTTTACCCCTGAGCAGGTCCGGTATAGTTTTCCTCGGAATCAAGGAGTACCTCAATGGCCGATAATATTATTCGAGTACTACGCCAGTTTCATAAGCGTCCAACGACCGCGGAATTGGTATCTGAAGATTTAATTCGAGCACACGATTCGTATGAGCATCAAACAGCCGAAGGTTATGCGGCTAATGGTGACGCGCTCTTCAATGCATTTATGAAGTTGGGTTTTAGTTACCCGGGACAGGCCGCTCAAGGCTATGGCGTAGCGGGCGCCGGTGGCGGCATTGAGGTCGCCGTTGACTTTGGAAAGCTATTTCTTCCCGGCTTTGCTACGGCCGAAGTAAAAGCCAGTGGGGACTATGCGCGGTCTTCCGAAACGGTTTTGGTCACCATTCGTCAAAGCATCATAGGCAATTCATCCGGAGCTAAGCCCGTTTGTTTTATTGCGGCCCAAGGTAAGCTGAATGAGTGCTCTGTTAGCTTGGGTGCGAGCATTGGCGTTAAAGCATCTGTTGGTCATTCGGACGCCGGTACTCAGACCATGATGACCGAGGATTCGGAATCTAAAGCTATGAGCGAAGCCGTAAAAGAAAAGCATGGCTCGGTTGGTGGAGCAGTGCTTGAAAAGCTTGCGGTTGGTGCCTCGGCGGAAGCGTCTCTGAGTGCAGGTATAAGTTACAGTGGGGAGTTTCTACATGTCCGTGACCCAGCGCCCAGTTGGTTTTCTAGTGCGAATTCCCAGGAGCTAAAAGAGTTATTTGGACACTACGTCGCGCCGGCAGGAACCAGGCAGGGTACCAAAGAGCGCATCAAATTATTTTTAAGGAAATCCGAGACTGGGGTACTCCAAAATCTGCTACCTAAATTAGGCTTCTGGACGCGAATACAAAAAGCTGTAACCAAAGGAAACATCCCATTTGAAGACCTGATGCAGGCATTGGGTGATGCCATGAGCTTTTTGGCATGGGCCGATTACATCGCAGGTGCGGACCCAAGTTATTTACGCAATATTGAGAAATCTATTAGTGATATCGACATTCAGTTGGCGCGTTCATGGGCGGCCCGCCGCTTTAATAAATCCGATAAGAGGACAGTCAAAAATCAGGCGATGGAACTTTTTTCCGATGATTTGGTGCGTGCAATGTCAGCCGAGAAAGGTTTGTCGGGCTATGCTTCATTAGAGGAGATCAAAGGAGCGCTGGAGCGAGTGCGAGAAGCCATTAAGCTTCCTGCACAAAATCGTCGCTTGATGAAAGAAAAGATATCCTTGCTTTATAAACATGCCCACGCTCATCGCGAAAAAGAATATTCGCGTGAAACTCCAACGATTGAGCTGGGAG is a genomic window of Deltaproteobacteria bacterium containing:
- a CDS encoding DUF4114 domain-containing protein, translated to MGDQRNPDSEIHARIDTLESGAHRFGFEDLYGGGDRDYDDCVFEVSGSDADWLE